DNA sequence from the Ramlibacter agri genome:
TCGGACAACACCGACCTGGAAGCCTGCCGCGAGCGCCGCGTGCGCGTGATCCAGGCCAGTTCCGCCAGCCTGCGCGCCAATGCCGAATACCTGCTGGCCGGCCTGCTGTCGCTGTTCCGCCGCGGCATCGGCGAGTCGCTGGCAGGTGACCGCCACGCGCCGATCCGCCTGGGCCGCGAACTGCATGGCAGCGTGCTGGGCCTGCTCGGGCTGGCGCCGAGCGCGCATCCGCTGGCGATCATGCTGCAGTCGCTGGGCGTCAAGTTGATCGGCTACGACCCCGCCGTGCACCAGACGGCGCCCACCTGGCGCCGGCTCGGCGTGCAACCGGTGACTTTGGACGAACTGGTCGCGCATGCCGACGCGGTGGCGGTGCAGGTGCTCTACGCCTCGCGCTATCGCGGCTTCGTCAACGACAAGGTGCTGGCCCACTGCAAGCCGGGGCAGGTGTGGGTGAGCAACACGCGTTCGGACTTTTTCGACCCGCACGCACTGGCCCGCGCGCTCACCGACGGCCGCATCGAGGCCGCGCTGCTGGATTCGGCGGAAGCCGGCTTCGCTTCGCAGGGCAGCCCGCTGCACGAGCGCGCCAACCTGTTCCTGACGCCGCGCCTCGGCTCGTACACGCGCGAGTCGCGCCAGCGCGCCAGCTGGTACGTGGCGCAACGCATCCACGAGACCTTGACCGCGCCGTCGCCCAGCATGTTCGACGGCACGGTCAGCGGGCTCATGGGCCTGCTGGATCCCGGCGGCCCCGAAACCCAGCCTAGCCGAGCCGCGCCAGCTGCCCCTGGATCTTCTCCAGAGACGCCGTGAAGTCGGCGATGCGCTTGCGCTCCTGCTCGATCACCGCGGGCGGGGCCTTGGCCACGAAGGCTTCGTTCGACAGCTTGCCCTGCGCCTTGGCCAGTTCGCCCTGCAGGCGCGCCGCTTCCTTGGACAGGCGAACCTTCTCCGCGGCCACGTCGATTTCCATGTACAGGCACAGGCGCGTCTCGCCCACCACGGCGACGGGCGCGGCCTGCGCGGCCGCGGCCCAGGCCGCTTCGTCGTCGAACACCTTCACTTCGCTTAGCTTCGCCAGCGCCTGCAGCACGGGCGCCGCCGAACGGACGAAGCCGGCGTCGCCCACCGCGTAGGCGGGCAGGCGGGTCGAGGGCGACACGTTCATCTCGCCGCGCAGGTTGCGGCAGGCGTCCACCACTTCCTTCAGGCG
Encoded proteins:
- a CDS encoding NAD(P)-dependent oxidoreductase, producing the protein MVARQGRALEILLLERLAPDAQAWLEERHAVSLRPDLADADTAALRRAVYKAQAVVLSRKALVTREFLDFAPMLKAVARLHVSSDNTDLEACRERRVRVIQASSASLRANAEYLLAGLLSLFRRGIGESLAGDRHAPIRLGRELHGSVLGLLGLAPSAHPLAIMLQSLGVKLIGYDPAVHQTAPTWRRLGVQPVTLDELVAHADAVAVQVLYASRYRGFVNDKVLAHCKPGQVWVSNTRSDFFDPHALARALTDGRIEAALLDSAEAGFASQGSPLHERANLFLTPRLGSYTRESRQRASWYVAQRIHETLTAPSPSMFDGTVSGLMGLLDPGGPETQPSRAAPAAPGSSPETP